The Anas acuta chromosome 7, bAnaAcu1.1, whole genome shotgun sequence DNA window gtaacaattttaaaaagtgttgttAAAACACCTTTAACACGCCCCCCAGCCCCTATCCCCTCCCCCTACCTGTGGCCGGGCGGCTCCCGGCGCTAACGCTGCGTGCCCGGCGCCCCCCCCGAGGCCCTCCCGGCTGCCTCGGCCGCCGCccgctgcagctcctccagcttctCCAGCGCCACCGACTTGAGGGGCAGCACCTTGGGCTTGCACAGCACCATGGCGGGGACGTCCTCGGTCgagagctgccctggggaggggacaggcagggggTGAGCGGGCAGCGCGCTggggccgtgccgagccgggccgggccatACCCGCCCGCCCCTACCTTGCTTGGGCAGCACCTCGCGGAACGCAGCCTTCCCCTCCGGCATGGCGCCGCCGCTGCCAGGAGAACTACAAATCCCGGCGTGCACCGCGCGGCGCAGCGCTCTGCATGCGGGGGCGTATCCCTCGGTGCATGCTGGGAAATGTAGTCCTTACGGTGCGGGCAGGAATGCCGGCAGCGAGGCCCTGGGGTAGTCCCGCGAGGTTGACCTGGCCGCCTGGGGTGTGTGCGGGTCACCCGGCCCCGCCCGGGCCCTGGTAGTGTTATGGGATGGGCTCCGCGCCCTGCCCGCCCTGGTCTGCGTGGTGAAAGCCTGCTCCCTGCTGACCCGGCCTCGGCAACCGTTTGTTTAATTGCACTGAAATGCTGGGAGCgcccttcagcctcctcctccagggGCTGTAGGGAAAAGCACAGATGAACCCAATAAGTCACGAATCAGAACCCCTCTGGAGTCTGCATTTAACTCCAGCTTCCctaccaccacctccctgacGCTTACACAGAGCCCCTACTCGTACTCTGCTAGGCGTGTTTCCTCCACAGCAACCTGTGGtgggcagctgctggccccTCAGGTAGCCCACTGCCATCCCACAGCTCCCTCGCTACGTGTGGGGCCCTGCGGCCGCCTCGCTTCCTGCCTTTGTGGAGCCGGCCAAAGACAACACCGCCGGCGTGGGCCAGCACGGCCCAGCAGCCCAGTCCGTGCTCTGATTCACTTTATTCCACTCGCAGGTCAAAAGATTGGCATCGCTGAGGCGTTGAAATGGCCGCGCTCGCTCGGGACATCCTTCGCGGCCCTTTGAAGTGCGCAGGAGCCTTCCCGCTGGTTTCGGTGGGAACGGCCGCCTCCTTTGTCTGCTGTGCTAGTCGGGGTGTGCCAATTAGCGTTCCCCACTGATTGGGAGAGGAAAGGGCAAGGGACTGGAGACAGATTTATGAAGGTTGTGGATGTCTGTAGACCAGGACATTTGACACGGTACGTGCAGTTTTCACATTAGTAACTTGGtaggtttgggttttgtttttgtgttgatgGGCTTTgcgtgtttgtgtgtgtaattagttatttattttggtcatttatttatttatgtatttattattttccaaagtGACCCTTCTAGCATCTCAGCTGGCTAGAAACGAGTGGAAAAGACAGCCAGTTACGAGTGAAAGTCTTACACTGTGAAGCCAACAGTTACTCCTGTGGTGACAAATACGGCCTGCGGAGCAACAGAAGATGAACTGAAAAGCCAGACGTCAGAATTAAATTGCAAGATGGTTGTTTTGACAGAGCCGATGACCACCTGGAGTCCAGCATTATGTGAGGGTTGGCATTGGTAACAACCAGCTCCCCCCTCGGTCACGTAGGGAATCACTTTCCCAAGACAGTTTTCCTGCCAGCgaggtttgtttgcttggtggCAAGAAACAATGGCCAACTCGGGTTGTTACTTGAATGTTTAGTGACTGAGAAGTGGAATCTGGCTTCATGCTAAATCCATTCTCTTAGCTAGTCAAATGCCAGCTTGGCAGCCTGTCTATAAGCTGATAGCACAGATAGAGGAGTGGCTGGGGGGATTGCTGTCAGCAGTCTCCGGTAAGTCTGCTTTTAAGACACCTCTTtccattggggaaaaaaacacggTTACCGTCTTCAGGACTGGAAGGACTGGATGAGAGAGGGGGGGGAGAGGCATGGGCATTGTCTGGAGCTTGGTGTCGCCCTTTTCAAGATGCCTTGCAAGCAGTGATGGGCTTAGCTTTGAGTCAGGCCAGCGTTCATTCACTAGAGCAGTGACAACCACAGTCAGCAGGAGGGGAAAGCATGGCACGTAGGACCTAGTTCTGCTCTTGTTGGAAGAACAACAACACAAGACGTGAGTTTTTCAATTACCCGGTCTTATTCTGCAAAGGGAAGCGCAGTTAGAGGTGGCACCCAGGTGCCTGGGGAactcagagcagggctgtgtgaTGATACCCACATCTCAAGTTTGCCCTCACTGCGTGTGGCTTTTTAAAGTGCTGAGACTCGGCCTTCAGATtgtagaatcgtagaatcactCAGGTtggttggaaaaggccttcgTTGCCAGTGTGAGAGCACCACCCCAGACAAGGACAACGCACTAGGTTACATCCTCGTTGTACTGATGTCGCAAACAAGTTATTCTTGTACACTGCAGAAAGCCTCACAACCACAAAACCAgcaataattttataaatgataagcttgttttcctcctcctcttcccagaTATTCTGAgtacagcaggcagcagagatgtGCATTGCTGGAATCCGGAGAGTTTCATAACGTGGCAGCCGCTTGCTGAAAGCCCTGCAGatacaaaacaacatttattttaagtcttGAGAAATATCTTCTCTTaccaaggagaagaaaagaaccCAAAATATGTAGGTGAAGCAATATGGCCGGTTCCATTTGTTTACGAGGcttgttttttgtctttatacattttaaatgctttttatttgtattctgtTTTTTGAGCCTTTCAagttcatgttttcctttttttttttcatacaacaAGAAAGTCTGGAATTGagtcctttaaaaacaaaactccgGTTGAGCGTCCTGTATAGCCATGTAACTCCAGACACGGCGGGTTTAAAAATATCCCTGCTTTCATGAGAATTGCCCATCTCTCAGTGCTAAGTTTAAGTAAGTGCTTTGTTGACAGTTTAAGACGCTTTTAACAACACCTGTCTGTGTTTGCTTTCCAGgcagatccctctcttcttttccaaacatttaGAGCTTGTCTCTCCTCTGCATGTGCTGATGGGGTCAGAAATGCAGTGCACCAGCCTGGCTAATGCGTGTCGAATAATTCATACAAGTGCTTATGAAAGTACAGGTGTGTAGATTTCGTGCTGTTGTCCCCCTAAGGTGCTGAGTGGTACCAGAGGGTACAGAGCCCACCGTCCAGGCAGCAGGGGGAGAGTGGTGCTGCTGTCCCAGGAGCAGAAAGCCTCAGTGACTCCCCAAGTGAACCACAAATGCCTCCAGAGCATGATGTTTAACCCAGTCCTTGATTTTGGGAGGCAGTTGACAGACGAGTGA harbors:
- the BBIP1 gene encoding BBSome-interacting protein 1, which encodes MPEGKAAFREVLPKQGQLSTEDVPAMVLCKPKVLPLKSVALEKLEELQRAAAEAAGRASGGAPGTQR